Proteins encoded by one window of Lates calcarifer isolate ASB-BC8 linkage group LG7_1, TLL_Latcal_v3, whole genome shotgun sequence:
- the slc25a29 gene encoding mitochondrial basic amino acids transporter, with amino-acid sequence MDFVAGCIGGAAGVLVGHPFDTVKVRLQVQSVDKPLYRGTFHCFQSIIRQESVFGLYKGIGSPMMGLTFINAIVFGVQGNTMRLLGQDTPMNQFFAGAAAGAIQCVICCPMELAKTRMQMQGTGEKKSSKRLYKNSLDCLARIYNREGLWGVNRGMVTTLIRETPGFGVYFLAYDVLTRSLGCEPDDRYMIPKLLFAGGMAGIASWLSTYPVDVIKSRLQADGVGGVNQYSSIADCVRQSVRREGYMVFTRGLTSTLLRAFPVNAATFATVTLVLMYARGVEEGPQDCEPAQTSHHAQIQQQAQPSSL; translated from the exons ATGGACTTCGTTGCCGGATGCATCGGAG GTGCTGCCGGAGTCTTGGTTGGACACCCATTCGACACAGTAAAG GTAAGGCTGCAGGTCCAGAGTGTTGATAAGCCGCTGTACCGTGGGACCTTCCACTGTTTCCAGTCAATTATACGGCAGGAGTCG gtatttggttTGTATAAAGGCATTGGATCCCCTATGATGGGCCTTACATTTATCAATGCTATAGTGTTTGGTGTTCAGGGAAACACCATGCGTCTGCTGGGACAAGACACCCCCATGAACCAGTTCTTTGctggtgcagcagcaggtgcCATCCAATGTGTCATCTGTTGCCCCATGGAGCTGGCTAAAACCCGCATGCAAATGCAGGGTACTGGAGAGAAGAAGTCCTCTAAGAGGTTGTACAAGAACTCCCTGGACTGCTTGGCACGCATCTACAACCGGGAGGGTCTGTGGGGGGTAAACAGAGGCATGGTGACCACGCTTATCCGTGAGACACCTGGCTTCGGAGTGTATTTCCTGGCCTACGATGTGCTGACACGCAGCCTTGGCTGTGAGCCCGACGATCGTTACATGATTCCCAAACTGCTGTTTGCCGGGGGCATGGCTGGCATCGCCTCCTGGCTCTCCACCTACCCTGTGGATGTGATCAAATCACGGCTCCAGGCTGATGGGGTGGGTGGAGTCAACCAGTACAGCAGCATCGCTGATTGTGTGCGACAGAGTGTAAGGAGAGAGGGCTACATGGTGTTCACACGAGGCCTCACCTCCACGCTGCTACGAGCCTTCCCTGTGAACGCAGCCACCTTTGCCACCGTCACCCTCGTCCTCATGTACGCTCGAGGGGTGGAGGAAGGACCACAAGACTGTGAGCCGGCTCAGACAAGCCACCACGCACAGATACAGCAGCAGGCCCAACCCTCCAGCCTGTGA
- the slc25a47a gene encoding solute carrier family 25 member 47-A has product MHIADFVSGSFAGACGVAVGYPLDTVKVRIQTQKQFTGIWQCAVATFSKEGVHGFFKGMSLPITTISMTSSVVFGTYRNCLQCLSQARGAGCGPNSKLDVFLSGMAGGIAQISVMSPGDIVKVRLQCQTESKRGGTNVLKPKYHGPIHCLLSIIKEEGFLGLYRGALPLMLRDGPSYATYFLTYTTICEWLTDSGKKRPDWSGVMLAGGIAGMAGWTLGTPMDVIKARLQMDGARETKRYKGFFHCITETVRVEGAGVFFRSLGINCLRAFPVNMVVFVTYEVLTGFLRARPDSVDPPRLGFE; this is encoded by the exons ATGCATATCGCCGATTTTGTGTCCGGATCATTTGCAG GGGCTTGTGGAGTTGCAGTGGGCTACCCTCTAGACACTGTGAAG GTCCGGATCCAAACCCAGAAACAATTCACTGGAATATGGCAGTGCGCTGTAGCGACATTTTCAAAAGAAGGG GTGCACGGCTTCTTCAAAGGCATGTCCTTACCCATTACCACAATCTCAATGacttcctctgtggtgtttgGCACGTACAGGAACTGCCTGCAGTGTCTGAGTCAGGCGCGAGGAGCCGGTTGTGGTCCAAACAGCAAACTAGATGTCTTCCTGTCTGGTATGGCGGGGGGTATAGCTCAG ATATCAGTGATGTCTCCAGGTGACATAGTCAAAGTACGACTGCAGTGTCAGACAGAGTCCAAGCGAGGAGGAACCAACGTCCTCAAACCCAAGTACCATGGTCCAATTCACTGTCTGCTGAGCATTATCAAAGAGGAGGGTTTCCTGGGGCTTTACAGAGGAGCTCTCCCACTCATGCTAAGAGACGGGCCATCATATGCCACATACTTTTTGACCTACACCACTATCTGTGAATGGCTAAcagacagtggcaagaaaagaCCAG ATTGGAGTGGTGTGATGCTGGCTGGAGGAATAGCAGGAATGGCAGGTTGGACTCTGGGAACGCCCATGGACGTGATCAAAGCCCGTCTGCAGATGGATGGAGCAAGGGAGACGAAGCGATACAAAGGTTTTTTCCACTGCATCACTGAGACGGTGCGGGTGGAAGGAGCTGGGGTTTTCTTCAGGAGTTTGGGCATCAACTGTCTGCGCGCATTCCCTGTCAACATGGTTGTATTTGTGACGTACGAAGTTCTCACCGGTTTCCTCCGAGCCAGACCAGACAGCGTCGACCCGCCTCGGTTAGGGTTCGAATAG